Below is a window of Candidatus Dependentiae bacterium DNA.
TTCAATGCAAAGATAAGGTTTTGGCCATCAGCTGAAAAACGAATAATCGAAGCCTGTTGATTTTGCGAAATAGTTTTTCCGCTCTCTAGATCTAAGATCATGAGACTTGAAGGCATGCTAATTGCCAATTTTTTGCCTGTTTTATCAAAAAGGAGAGAAGTGGGATGCTCAGAAACATCTATTTTTTTGGGTTGATTATTTTTATTGATATACTGGAGCGTTACGGCATTTTTTGAAGAAAGTGCAATGAGATTATTATCTGGGGCTAGGGCCGCGGGTTTTTCATAGCCGATAAATTCAGCTAACTTGTCTTTGCTTGCTATGTCTAAAATTTTAATAGCGGGCGTATCATCATCCATTTTTGAAGCAAGGACCAGTTTTGTACCTGTTGTATCAAAGGCAAGTGGATAAGCTCTCAGGGTTTCAAAGCCTGTGCCTTTACCGGTTATAAAATTTGACAGGCCGATACCATATTCAGTTCCAAAGCAGATAATATCGTTCACCGGATCGAATAAGACGTTCTGGGTGCCATCGGTGTCGAAGCCCCCTAGTTCTAATAACTCATCCGGTTTTTGTATATCATATATAGTGACCTGGTATCCAGTAACGGCTAGCCGTGTTCCAGCATTATTTAGCGCGAGCGGCGATTCATATTCGACTAGTACGGATTTGAATATCTGAGTTAACTTATAGGCTGGAAGGGTAGAAGCAAATTTTTTTGCAATTTCTTTTTGCATAGCCGGTGTAAGGTATGAAAAAACTCCTTCGGTTATATCCCTTAAATCTAAGTCTTCTAATCCTTTTACTACCTGGTCGATCGTTATTTCATAAAGAAGTGGCATATCAAGATATTCTGCTGTTCCGAGAGTTTGGATTGTACTGAACAAATTTTGAGCCCCAATTTTTCCTTGTAAATACTTCCGATTCGTTAACGCCATCTCATCGCCGGCCACTAATTTAAGCAGGTCATTTACCTGGTCAGTTGTGAGAGATGGAAAGGTTAGTTTGTTTCCAGGAGTGAAAAATGTGGGATGGTCAGCGGCCATTTTTTGGAATGTTTCCGAGTTATTGATAATAGATTTAAGCCCTAAATAATCGAGCGAGCCCTTTCCCTTTTTCGGATCCGGGACGATCAGCGTTGTTACGCCGTTATCACTAAACGCTTGGTACGGTTTGTCATCCGGTTTGAGCGGTTCGGCCTCACTTCCTGGGTTTTCGCCTGGTGAGTAGCTAGCAATAAGCTCCGCCTTTTGACGCTTTTCGCTTGGCGAGTAGCTTGCATTAATCGCTGTAACGCCGAATACATTGATAACAAATAGGTATGATAACAATAATTTTAGCTTCATGCGGCTCTCTAAACTTTAATAATTGTAAACTATATGGTTCTAAGTAAATCCTTTATTATTAGTAGTTATTATACTTTAATTTCATTCTGAAAATAAACGATTCATCGGGATGAAAATGATAAATTGCGAAAAGGCTTTATGGTAAGCCCCTTTTTTATTCATCATGATTAATAGGATATATGCATTTAAAGAAAGGCTTTTAATCGGGTGTGTATTGCCACGAAAATACGAGGGCATGCTTAAAAATGAGCCTATATTCTAGTTGATCAAAGCGGGCAAATCTGCTACATTTCTTCTCATATTAACTGAAATATATGAGCCGAGGTGGTGAAATTGGCAGACACGCAGCCTTGAGGTGGCTGTGGGAGAAATCCTGTAGGGGTTCGAGTCCCCTCCTTGGCACCAGTCTACATTTATGCGGGCCTTCAGGCTTGGCAAACTACGACTGGCGCGGCCAGTCTTGGCTAGCAAAAGCTAATTTTTAGATTTGCAAAATATTCAGCTAAATAATAAGTTCGAAATTAAAAAACCCGCGTAGCTTGAAAAGAGTTAAAGCGGAGACGGGAATGAGTAGCATTGAAAAAATTGCAGTGAAAGGACACCATGAACGCCTCGATGCGTAATATTTTGAGTACCAGCTTTATTGCATGGATTGTTGCGGCATTATTAGGGTTGTTTTACCTATTTACGTTTGATAATGGCAGAATCAAACTGCGTCCGGATCGCGTTAAGTTTGGCATCGATCTTGTTGGTGGTACCTATATCACTTTAGAAGTGCAAACAGAAAAAGCGATAGAAGTTGAGCTGACCGATAAAGCTCAATCGTTTATTAGAAAAATGGAAGAAGCGCATATGGCCACTCCTATTGCGCAATCGCAAGACCAAGCAAGCATTGTATGGAAATTTGATTCTCTTCAAGGCGCGCAAGATGCGGCTCAGTTTGTTACAAAAACCGAACCGACAGTTGCAGTTTCAACTTCAGAAAACACGGTTAATCTTTCAATTAAAGAGGCTGCAGCAAAGCGCATTAGAGATTGGGCAGTTCAAGGAAATATCGAAGTGTTGCGTACCCGCCTTGATAGATTGGGCGTAGGCGAAATTCCGATAGCATCTCAAGGTGATAAAAATATTGTTATTGAGCTTCCAAACGTGGACAATCCTCAGCAAGCAAAAGCGATGATTGGTAAAGCAGCATTGCTTGAGATCAAGCTTGTGGATCGCGCTGGCGGTAGCAAAGAAGAGATTCTTGATGCATACGACGGCGATCTTCCAGAAGGTATGGAGATTATTCCAGGCAAAGATGAACGGGATGGACGTCATTTCTATTATCTAGTTCCCAAGTATACCGATTTAACCGGTAGACTGCTTAAAGATGCGTACACAGGATTTGGCGGCCAAACGCAATCTGAAGTGGTGGTACACTTCAAGTTTAATCCAGAAGGTGGCGAAAAATTCTATGATTTAACACGAAGAAATCATAATCGCCAAATTGCGCTCATTCTTGATGGCGAAGTTATTTCGGCTCCTCGCATCTCAGTACCGATTAGCACCGATGGCTACATTCACGGTAACTTCACCGCAGAATCGGCTAACGAACTGGCGTTGCTCTTAAAATCTGGCGCGTTTGTGGCCCCAGTAAAGTTTGTGGAAGAACGCCAAATTGGCCCTTCGCTTGGCCAAGAATCGATTAGACAGGGATTAATGGCCTGCTTAATTGGTATGGCTCTCCTTCTTCTTTTCAGCATCATTTTTTATAAAGTTGCCGGAGTATTTGCATTTTTGGCATTGCTTTTCAACTTGCTGGTCATTTTGGTAGCTCTTGCATGGTTACGAGCAACGCTTACGTTGCCCGGTATTGCGGGTATGGTACTCACCGTTGGCATGGCAATCGATGCTTCGATTTTGATTTATGAAAAAATTAAAGAAGAACTTGCAGCAGGAGTACCGCTCAAAAAAGCGGTAGACGTTGGATTCTCCGATGCGATGGCAGTAATTTTGGATTCAAATATTACTACGTTCTTAGTTGGCATAGTTCTCTATAAATTCGGTACAGGCCCTATTCAGGGATTTGCAGTAACGATGATGGTTGGTATTATCGCGACCCTCATTACTGGCTTATTCTTCTTGCGTTCAATTTTTAACTTTGTATTGTATGCAATAGGTGTTCAAAAACTTCAAATTTAGTATAATCTTATCAGTAGCATAATTGGCGACGTAGCTCAGTTGGTTAGAGCGGCGGAATCATAATCCGAAGGTCGGAGGTTCGAATCCTCTCGTCGCCACCACGCTTCGTCTTATCAGACTTCGCCTGGCGCAGCCAGTTCCTTACGAAGCGTGCCCGTCGAAGCTTGCCAAGGCGGAAGCCCTGGATAAGCGAAGACTGGGCCCTTGCACAGCCAGTCTTTTAACGGAATTAATCCTTAAAAAAGGCGACCTGTTCATCTGCTGATTTTTTGTAATTTTTAGTGGGGTTTTCTTATGATTTCTAAAAACAGTTTAATGTTCTCATTTGTTGCATTCTTTGCATTTCAAAATGCATCCATTGCGCAAGAAACGCATCAAAAAAAAATGTATGGTGTTATTGTACAAATTAATGAGCAAGTTCGATACTTTGAGATAGTCGAAAAAATTGAAACTATTTTGGAGGATGATTCTTTAGAATACTATGGCATGTGTGCGAAGACAGGAAATCTTGTGGTTTTAGCATATACGCATGAAAATGCACTGAGTATTAAAAAGAGATTAGAGAATGCTGGTTTTGAAATTAAACTGCAAGATATTGAATAAATTGATGGCGATGAAAATGCGCAAGTTATTACGTTCAAGTTTCTGTTTGATAGATTGAATGCATTCGCGCATCTTGGTGCATAACAGACAGAAATTAATGAGTGGAGATTAATTATTCATACATCATTTCCTATTCTTTTAACTCTGATTCGACTTATTATTTCTCCCGTGGTGATGCCATTTCTTTTAGTATTGGTTATGCCTTGGAATAATTTTATTCTTAATATTTTGCTCGCATCGCTTTTTGTACTTTTTGCGCTCACCGATTTTTTTGATGGGTATCTTGCGCGCAAATATCATCTTGAAACACAACTTGGCGCGTTGCTTGATCCGATGGCGGATAAATTTCTTTTATGCGGTGTGCTTATTGGTTTAGTGTACGTGCAAAAAATATTTTTTCTTTGGGCACTTCTTTTTCTCGTGCGTGAATTGTACGTCACTGGATTGCGCTTGATAGCTGCAGAAAGGGCACACAAAATAACTGTTTCTTTTTCTGGAAAAATTAAAACAACGCTGCAATATCTTTATTTGACTATTGTAATTGCAAATGTGCGCTCCGGAAATTTTTATCCACTTGCTCATTTTGATATGATCGAAAATATATTAATGATAGCGGCTGTTAGTATGACTCTTATTTCAGCCTATTGGTATACGATGAAATTTTTAGAGAATACAAAAGGAATGGAGCTGTGAGCATTTATATTTTATTGATGAGTATAATTGGTTATCTTATTGGTTCGTGGTCGCCCGGAGAGCTTATTGCTCGCTTTCACGGCATTGATATAACTAATCGGGGTTCAGGCGGAACTGGCGCGACCAACGTTGCACGACTATTGGGCGCTCAGTATTTTGTGCTTATTTTTTTGATCGATTGTTTTAAGGCGTTTGGTTATCTTAAACTTCTGCAATCTGCGCATTACAACGCAGATGTGCAAGCATGCGCAGCTCTTGCGCTCCTGCTAGGGAACACTTTTTCAGTGTTTCTGAATTTTAAAGGTGGCAAAGGAATTGCAACCGGCTTTGGAATATTGCTCGCGCTTGCAGGATCTACGCTGCCTATTCTTGTTGGTGTATGGGCAATTGCTTTTTATGTTACAAAAACTATTGGCCTTGCATCGGTAGCTGCACTCGCCGGATTATTTTTCTATGCACTTCTATTATCGTTTAATGCGCCTCAGTTAGCGCTTGTTTTGGCAATTATTGCTCTCATTGGTTTGTGGCGCCATATTGATAATGTGCGGCGGTATTTGTATAGTGCATAATCGCGCTTTACGTAAAAAAAATTAAAAGGAATCATTATGCATTTCGTGGCCGTTGCTCAGCAATTTCAGCAATTAGAAGTTACCAGTTCGCGCACTGAAATGACAAAAATTTTGGCAGATATTTTCAAGAAAGCGACTCCTGCAGAAATTTCAATTCTGAGTAATCTTTCTCTTGGGATGCTTCGTCCAGCCTATAAAGGCAATAAATTTAATTTTGCTGAAAAAAATTTATTTGGCGTTATTGCGCAATTGATCGATAAAACTGAAAAAGAGGTTGCAGCAGAAGCAAAAAGATTAGGGGACGTTGGATTAGTGGTAACCGAATATGGAAAATGGAAGCCAGAAAAAGAGCTGACCGTTACGCAGGTATACGAAAGTTTGTGCGCGTTTGAAGAATTGAGCGGAAAAGGTTCGCAAGAGGAAAAAACGGCCCACGCTGTTGCATTGCTCAAACAAGTTTCGCCACTTGAAGCAAAATTTATTATCCGCATTATTTTAGGAACGCTCCGGCTCGGTTTTTCAGATATGACTATCATCGATGCCTATTCCTGGATGACTACGGGTGACAAATCGCTGCATAAAGATATTGAAGAGGCGTATAACACCTGCGTTGATATCGGTTTAATAGGGGAAAAACTGAAAGCGGATGGTATTAAAGCGGTACGAGAAATGAAAATTCAGGTCGGCATACCAATTCGCCCTGCGGCTGCAGAACGCATGCCAACCGCAAAAGATATTTACGAAAAGCTTGGCGATTGCATCGCACAGCCCAAACTCGATGGGTTTCGCTTGCAGATTCATATCGATAAACGGGGCAAGCAACCGCGCGTAGAATTTTTTTCACGCAACTTAATCGATATGAGTCATATGTTTCCCGATCTTGTAAAAGCGTTTAGCCAACTTCCTGTTGAAACGATGATTTGCGAAGGCGAAGCGATTTCATTTGATCCTCATACTGGGATATTTTTACCATTCCAGGAAACGGTAAAAAGAAAACGCAAACACGGCATTGAGGAAGCGATTACCGATTATCCACTGCGCGTTTATCTTTTCGATTTACTTTATTTAAATGGCAAAGATGTTCTTGCAAATACTCATGAAGAACGGCGCACCAAGCTTTTAGGAATTTTGAAAAGTAAAGATGATGTGATCTTTGCAATTGATGAAAAAAATATTCACTCTGCCAAAGAACTTGAAACGTATTTCTTGCAAAACATCGAGCAAGGGCTTGAAGGGCTCGTAGTAAAGCGCCCCGATGCGATTTATCAACCAGGAAAACGGAATTTTAACTGGATAAAACTCAAAAAGCATACGCAAGGCCATCTTGAAGACACGATCGATTGCGTCATTCTTGGCTATTATGCCGGTTCAGGAAAACGAACACATTTTGGCGTCGGCGCTTTTTTAGTGGGTATTTATAACAAAGATACTGATGGGTATCAAACCGTTGCAAAAATCGGTACCGGAATGACCGACGACGAATGGAAAGATCTTAAACATAAATGCGATAAAATAAAGATTCACGATAAGCCAAAAAACGTAGAGTGCGCAAAAGAATTGTTTCCTGATGTTTGGGTGAATCCTGAAATTGTGTGTGCCGTGCTTGCAGACGAAATCACCGAATCGCCATTGCATACCGCGGCAAAAACTGAACATCATTTAGGGTATGCATTGCGCTTTCCAAGATTTATGGGATATCGCCCCGATAAAAAAGCTGAAGATGCAACTTCGGTAAAAGAAATTAAACGCTTATACGAAGATCAGTTTCTAAAGAAATAGCGCTTAACTCGGTCCGAGGCAGATATTTGCACAGGTATTCGGGAAGTTATAAGTTGTTTGACTGAAGGCGAAAGTTTTTGATATTCAGCTGCAGCGCGGCCATAAAGTTGAAATGGTTTTTTCAAATGGCTGTTTTCTTCACCAAACTTAATAATTTCATCATAAGATTTCGAGATTTTACCATTTTCTGTGCATACGTTTTTTAATTTTTCCTCTTCATTCTCTTTATGAATCATTATCTGAGACATTAACAGCTGTTGATAAGGGGTAAGTGATTTTAACAAATTTACTTTTTCAACAAATTGCGTTAAGTCAACTATACAACTGTGGTTTCTACCCGATTTTGTACGCGTGTTGCACATCAGCATACTTTTGTCGAGGAAGCCCAAAGAAGTTATTTGAGAAGGTATTTTAAAGTTGGCGGTGATGCTACTCGATTGATCAGTTATAAGTAGATTATGTGCACCTGTCACCGCTTTAGCAGATAATGTCCCAGTTTCATTATAATGCCCTTTATAGTAATAAAACTTTTTTTCATTCGAATTAAATTTTCTCTCAGTGTTTTCGATGCTTTTTTGTTGTTTTTTTGAATTTACGTCATAATAGCAAACTTTCGATTGGTTGAAAGTTCCCCATAATTTTAGGCATCTGCTTGTCAGATCGAATTCTAAGAGATCATATTCCAGACCATCATCGGGTGTGATATCCGTTGATACAGCATTGTTCACATTCCAAAGATATATTTTGCTGTTAGACTCTTTAGTCCTGATCATTGTTGCTATATATCGTCCATCGGGGCTAACTGCGAGTGTACGAATGCAATGATCGGTCGGATGAACTAAATAAGTTTGTTTGTTCGTTTCAAAGTCTCGGATTATTATCTTATTATTTTGCCAAGCGTGCCGGAATGTTTCGAGTATCTTTTTGCTCCCGCAAAACTTAAGAATGCGTTTAGATTGATCAGAAAATTGTGTTGAGGCTTTATACATTTTGACAATCTTATTTTCCCCCAAATCTTGGATTTTTATTTCTGTATCATCATAGCTTAGAGCAAGATTATCTTTCGTATCCCAAAAATAACTGTCTTTAAATTCATTTTTTAGACTAATTAAGTTTTCCTTCGTTAAATCGAGTGTTGCGCCCAATATCTCTAATGATAATTGTTCGGCAAGGGACGGGGGGAGCATAGTCATTTTTGTTGAGATTGTTTCCAGATTTTCAGTTGAAGCAGATTGCCTAAATATGCTATTTTTAATGTCTTCTTTAGTACTTAGCTTTAATAGTGGGCATTCTAGTTGTTCGGTTATGCATAGCTGGCGCATTTTTTCATCCATAGATGAATCGGGTTTGTGTTTGAGTACTGCCAGAAGATCATCACTTTTAGTGTTAGGCAATTCGATAGATTCTTTATCGCCTAGATCATCTTGCATATTTTGTAAGGTGAGAGATGATTGCAGGAGGTTTTGGAACGTATCTGAACTGAGATTTACTCTCCGATCAGAACATTTAATTGATTTTTCATCCAGAAATTTCGCCGCTTCAATAATTGTATTTATTTTAAGATCATGAGCTGCTTTCCTCATCTGATTTAGTGAGTGCACAGAAGAATATTTGTTAAAGAGGTGGTTTAAGAGATATTGATCATGGAGGAATGGCGCGTACTTTATAAGTAAATGAGCTTGCTGTGTTGTGATGTTCTGCAGATTAATATGATCACTTTCAATTTGCTTTTTTTCAAGTTCTGTAGATTGAGCAGTGATAAGAAGATACATCCTTTTTGAAATTTCTACTTTTCCATTTGCGCATTCGAGGGTTATTGGAATACCAGAAGTACTTGAAAATTCAGATTCATGATTTCTCTTGTACATATATGCTGAAAGAGAAGCTTCGAGAATCTTTGCACGTATTTCCTTACTTTTACCGTCGTCCCTCCTTGACCAGAGTCCTATGTTAAAAGCGTCTGATAATTCATTTTTTGATATTTTTTTACAAACTTCGGTGAGCTCTGGTTGATCCAAGGATTCAAGTTTTTTCCATAAATTGCTTTGATTTTGAGTTAGGTTCCAGCCGTTCGTTTGAACAGGTTTTCCATCAAAGTTTATAAGTTTCCGTCCTCTAAATTGGCCTAATTCTTTTTCGGTCATTTTTTCTTCAATAAGAGACCGCTCAAGTTTTCCATTTTTTAAAAGAAATGATGAAAGCTTAGAATCGCTCGATAGAGGATTATTGTCCATCGAATATATGGGAAAAAATAATAAAAAAAAGTAAAATAAAAGCATTAAAAGCATAAGATTCTTTGATAAAAATGATAATTTGTAATTATTATACATGCTTTATTGTCATTGTCAACATCCCCGATAATCCGTAAAATTCGTTCATTGGGCATTTTAATATAAGGAAAATATCGTTTGTCCGTAATGACTTTCATTGTTGCTGCAGCGATTTTGGGTTTGTCTGTTTGTCAGATGCGGAAAGAACCATCTGAAAGCAAAATTATCGATCTTCTTGATGCGATTTTGCAAAACAATTAAGCGTGTGGATTATTTTATAGTAGTGCAAGCTTCGCGAAAATGATAGCATGCGCCCCATCCAAACAGTGCCGTCAGCACATCTAATGAAAGCCCCAAGCTGCCAATGCCATTATATTTTTCTTCGCAGATGATGGGTAATAAAATTGCCTGAGAATTTCGATGTTGGTATAAAGCGGTACTTTGAATTCGTTCGCAATTTTTTGCGCGCAGGTATGTGGATAATTTAAGTGTTTGATAACCTGCAAACAAATACGCAATCCCGATCGCCGTATTTTTGGCGGTATTAAGCAGATCATCCTCGCAAGAATAGATCTTCGTCCACGCAAAGAAAAACAATAAAGAAATTGTCCTAGTTTTCATGCCCCCTCCATGATCAGTTGCCTATACCTATTCCTATCAAAATACTTGATGCGATTGCAATCTTTCGATTAGTAGCGTTATGAGGACTGATGAGCGTTGTACGCTCCATAGAGAAAATAGCAGCCGGCCGATGCAAGTGATCCGCTGACAACTTTTGAAGCGTACCGCAAGTAGGTTATCTCGCCTTGATGCTTTTGATTAAGGCTTCCAATTGGGCGAGCATTCCATGGGTGTGCTTCTTCGTTTATTATGCGGTCCTGAAGTTGTTTCGTATCTCTTTTGATTATGTAGTTCATAATTTTTTGGCAACCATAGCCGGAGCAAATGAGGCCGACGCCCAACAAAGTTCTCGTTGCGGCGCTGAGCTCTTCATGAGGAGAACATACAATTAAGTTGTTATCCAAAAACCAAAAAAGCAAAATTAGTAATAATTTCTTCATGTTCTTCCCCCAGGATTTAT
It encodes the following:
- the secD gene encoding protein translocase subunit SecD; the encoded protein is MNASMRNILSTSFIAWIVAALLGLFYLFTFDNGRIKLRPDRVKFGIDLVGGTYITLEVQTEKAIEVELTDKAQSFIRKMEEAHMATPIAQSQDQASIVWKFDSLQGAQDAAQFVTKTEPTVAVSTSENTVNLSIKEAAAKRIRDWAVQGNIEVLRTRLDRLGVGEIPIASQGDKNIVIELPNVDNPQQAKAMIGKAALLEIKLVDRAGGSKEEILDAYDGDLPEGMEIIPGKDERDGRHFYYLVPKYTDLTGRLLKDAYTGFGGQTQSEVVVHFKFNPEGGEKFYDLTRRNHNRQIALILDGEVISAPRISVPISTDGYIHGNFTAESANELALLLKSGAFVAPVKFVEERQIGPSLGQESIRQGLMACLIGMALLLLFSIIFYKVAGVFAFLALLFNLLVILVALAWLRATLTLPGIAGMVLTVGMAIDASILIYEKIKEELAAGVPLKKAVDVGFSDAMAVILDSNITTFLVGIVLYKFGTGPIQGFAVTMMVGIIATLITGLFFLRSIFNFVLYAIGVQKLQI
- a CDS encoding ATP-dependent DNA ligase — encoded protein: MHFVAVAQQFQQLEVTSSRTEMTKILADIFKKATPAEISILSNLSLGMLRPAYKGNKFNFAEKNLFGVIAQLIDKTEKEVAAEAKRLGDVGLVVTEYGKWKPEKELTVTQVYESLCAFEELSGKGSQEEKTAHAVALLKQVSPLEAKFIIRIILGTLRLGFSDMTIIDAYSWMTTGDKSLHKDIEEAYNTCVDIGLIGEKLKADGIKAVREMKIQVGIPIRPAAAERMPTAKDIYEKLGDCIAQPKLDGFRLQIHIDKRGKQPRVEFFSRNLIDMSHMFPDLVKAFSQLPVETMICEGEAISFDPHTGIFLPFQETVKRKRKHGIEEAITDYPLRVYLFDLLYLNGKDVLANTHEERRTKLLGILKSKDDVIFAIDEKNIHSAKELETYFLQNIEQGLEGLVVKRPDAIYQPGKRNFNWIKLKKHTQGHLEDTIDCVILGYYAGSGKRTHFGVGAFLVGIYNKDTDGYQTVAKIGTGMTDDEWKDLKHKCDKIKIHDKPKNVECAKELFPDVWVNPEIVCAVLADEITESPLHTAAKTEHHLGYALRFPRFMGYRPDKKAEDATSVKEIKRLYEDQFLKK
- a CDS encoding glycerol-3-phosphate acyltransferase, with translation MSIYILLMSIIGYLIGSWSPGELIARFHGIDITNRGSGGTGATNVARLLGAQYFVLIFLIDCFKAFGYLKLLQSAHYNADVQACAALALLLGNTFSVFLNFKGGKGIATGFGILLALAGSTLPILVGVWAIAFYVTKTIGLASVAALAGLFFYALLLSFNAPQLALVLAIIALIGLWRHIDNVRRYLYSA
- the pgsA gene encoding CDP-diacylglycerol--glycerol-3-phosphate 3-phosphatidyltransferase, giving the protein MNEWRLIIHTSFPILLTLIRLIISPVVMPFLLVLVMPWNNFILNILLASLFVLFALTDFFDGYLARKYHLETQLGALLDPMADKFLLCGVLIGLVYVQKIFFLWALLFLVRELYVTGLRLIAAERAHKITVSFSGKIKTTLQYLYLTIVIANVRSGNFYPLAHFDMIENILMIAAVSMTLISAYWYTMKFLENTKGMEL